In Polynucleobacter ibericus, a genomic segment contains:
- a CDS encoding 3-hydroxybutyrate dehydrogenase encodes MSFLKGKTALVTGSTSGIGLGMAIALAKQGVNIMVNGFGEKDGAIAQIKACGVEVDYHGADMSKPAEIEDLIQQTEKRFGSLDILVNNAGIQYTANIEEFPTDKWDAIIAINLSSAFHTTHHALPGMKKRNWGRIINIASVHGLVASTQKAAYVAAKHGIIGLTKVTALENARTGITCNAICPGWVLTPLVQKQVDARAEREGISNEAAKTALVSEKQPSGEFVSPEQLAALAVFLCGPDASEVRGVAWNMDGGWTAQ; translated from the coding sequence ATGTCATTTTTAAAAGGTAAGACCGCGCTGGTCACTGGCTCCACTAGTGGTATTGGTTTAGGTATGGCCATTGCATTGGCAAAGCAGGGCGTCAATATTATGGTTAATGGTTTTGGCGAGAAAGATGGGGCCATTGCGCAAATTAAAGCCTGTGGCGTAGAGGTTGATTATCACGGTGCAGACATGAGTAAGCCTGCCGAAATTGAAGATCTCATTCAACAAACAGAGAAGCGCTTTGGGTCATTGGATATTCTTGTGAATAACGCGGGTATTCAGTACACCGCAAATATTGAAGAGTTTCCGACGGACAAATGGGATGCCATTATTGCTATTAACTTGAGTTCAGCATTTCACACCACGCACCATGCATTGCCTGGCATGAAAAAACGTAACTGGGGTCGCATTATCAATATCGCTTCAGTACATGGTTTGGTTGCCTCTACCCAGAAGGCTGCCTACGTAGCAGCGAAGCATGGCATCATTGGATTGACAAAAGTGACTGCCTTGGAAAATGCACGCACAGGTATTACATGCAACGCGATTTGTCCAGGCTGGGTTTTAACTCCACTTGTTCAAAAGCAAGTGGATGCACGTGCAGAACGCGAAGGTATTTCTAATGAAGCTGCTAAGACTGCTCTAGTTTCTGAGAAGCAGCCTTCAGGCGAGTTTGTGAGCCCAGAGCAGTTAGCTGCGTTGGCAGTATTCCTCTGCGGCCCAGATGCGTCTGAAGTGCGCGGTGTTGCCTGGAATATGGATGGTGGTTGGACTGCTCAATAG
- a CDS encoding NAD(P)/FAD-dependent oxidoreductase, whose protein sequence is MDQTTPQSQSAIVIIGSGLAGYTVIREIRKLDKAVSITLITREPGYFYSKPMLSTALASKKDAAQLISTPADGMVTQLEMTVLAETDVSSIDTGKQTIHTNKGILPYGKLVLALGADQIRLPLQGNAANEVITVNDLEDYDRFRNAITGKKKVAILGAGLIGCEFANDLVLGGYEVDVIDLAPQALGRLLPEAAALELQEKLSAAGVRWHLSTTVQTIDRQGDSLQVTLANGKIIACDVFLSAVGLKPRVDLAKAAGINIGVGIQVNRELETNIKNIFAIGDCAEVEGLVLPYVMPIMQAARALAPTLIGQTTALTYPAMPVMVKTPALATIVSPPAKGSEGKWVTTPVDGGLEARFESVDGKLLGFALMGTATAQRGALTKELPAILA, encoded by the coding sequence TTGGATCAAACTACACCTCAATCCCAATCAGCAATCGTCATCATTGGTAGCGGATTGGCTGGCTATACCGTTATCCGTGAAATCCGTAAATTGGATAAAGCGGTTTCCATTACCTTGATAACGCGGGAGCCAGGTTATTTTTATTCCAAGCCAATGCTCTCTACCGCTCTGGCGAGCAAGAAAGACGCGGCGCAATTAATCTCTACGCCAGCAGATGGTATGGTCACCCAATTGGAAATGACTGTCTTAGCTGAGACTGATGTCAGCTCAATTGATACTGGTAAACAAACCATTCATACTAATAAAGGTATCCTCCCTTACGGGAAGCTTGTGTTAGCCCTAGGTGCCGATCAAATTCGCTTACCTCTGCAAGGTAACGCTGCTAACGAAGTCATCACAGTCAATGATCTGGAAGACTACGATCGCTTTCGTAATGCCATCACTGGTAAAAAGAAGGTGGCTATTTTAGGTGCCGGTCTGATTGGATGTGAATTTGCCAACGATCTTGTATTGGGTGGTTATGAAGTAGATGTGATTGACCTCGCTCCACAAGCCTTAGGTCGACTTTTACCAGAAGCCGCGGCTCTAGAACTTCAAGAAAAATTAAGTGCAGCCGGAGTACGTTGGCACCTTTCCACAACCGTTCAAACAATTGATCGGCAGGGAGACTCTCTGCAAGTGACATTAGCGAATGGCAAGATCATTGCTTGCGATGTCTTTTTATCAGCTGTTGGCCTCAAGCCTAGAGTTGACCTAGCCAAAGCGGCTGGGATCAATATCGGAGTGGGCATTCAAGTAAATCGTGAGCTAGAAACCAATATTAAGAATATCTTTGCCATTGGAGATTGTGCTGAAGTTGAAGGTTTAGTTTTGCCTTATGTGATGCCTATCATGCAAGCTGCAAGAGCATTAGCTCCAACCCTAATAGGCCAAACGACTGCACTCACCTACCCCGCAATGCCAGTGATGGTCAAAACCCCTGCCTTAGCAACCATAGTTTCACCACCAGCCAAGGGATCTGAAGGCAAGTGGGTAACAACGCCAGTCGATGGTGGTCTTGAAGCACGTTTTGAGTCGGTAGATGGGAAGTTATTGGGCTTTGCGCTGATGGGAACAGCCACAGCACAACGTGGTGCCTTAACTAAAGAGCTCCCAGCCATTCTGGCTTAA
- a CDS encoding YqaA family protein codes for MEHMFDHFFSWFGMPSVGLPAVFISAFISATLIPAGSEPILFGYITLNPHLFWLAVLVATVGNTMGGMVDWWLGVIARNSFKAMDEPKNGRLKRWLEGWGPKLLLLSWLPGVGDPLCLAAGWLKLPWQPCLIYMFIGKLFRFVTLTWLLTLVPDSFWHQLGHWLHLI; via the coding sequence ATGGAGCATATGTTCGATCATTTTTTCAGTTGGTTTGGCATGCCGTCAGTCGGACTGCCAGCGGTATTTATCAGCGCCTTTATTTCAGCGACATTAATACCTGCCGGCTCTGAACCCATTCTATTTGGCTATATCACCCTTAATCCCCATTTATTTTGGCTAGCAGTCTTGGTTGCTACTGTTGGTAACACCATGGGGGGCATGGTCGACTGGTGGCTAGGAGTAATTGCGCGTAATAGTTTTAAGGCGATGGATGAGCCAAAAAATGGTCGGCTTAAACGTTGGCTGGAGGGTTGGGGTCCTAAGTTGCTCTTGCTTTCTTGGCTCCCAGGGGTGGGTGATCCACTCTGCTTGGCAGCCGGGTGGTTAAAGTTGCCTTGGCAGCCATGCCTTATTTATATGTTTATTGGTAAGTTATTCCGCTTCGTAACGCTTACCTGGTTACTGACTTTAGTGCCAGATAGTTTCTGGCACCAATTGGGTCACTGGCTTCATTTAATCTGA
- a CDS encoding urate hydroxylase PuuD, translating to MTSILTSLGRTVLAGFVLLVLIIFALGGNFSSAELPFIFRWLHVMFGVMWIGLLWYFNFVQIPSMPKIPDEQKPAIGKVIAPTALFWFRYAALLTVLTGLILAVLNGYAHQAFTLQPPFRAIGLGMWIALIMAFNVWFIIWPNQKRALGIVAVEADVKAKSARVAMLTSRLNTVLSIPMLFLMVAQSHNTTWFVIVS from the coding sequence ATGACTTCTATCTTGACCTCTTTGGGGCGCACTGTTTTAGCTGGCTTTGTCCTCCTGGTATTGATTATTTTTGCTTTGGGTGGCAACTTCAGTTCTGCTGAGCTGCCATTTATCTTCCGTTGGTTGCACGTGATGTTTGGTGTGATGTGGATCGGTTTGCTTTGGTATTTCAACTTCGTGCAAATTCCTTCAATGCCAAAGATTCCTGACGAGCAAAAGCCGGCGATTGGTAAAGTGATTGCGCCAACTGCATTATTTTGGTTCCGTTATGCAGCGCTGCTTACCGTCTTAACTGGATTGATCCTGGCGGTTTTGAATGGCTACGCACACCAAGCTTTCACTCTTCAACCTCCATTCCGCGCTATTGGCTTGGGAATGTGGATTGCCTTGATAATGGCTTTCAACGTTTGGTTCATCATTTGGCCAAATCAAAAACGTGCTCTTGGTATCGTTGCTGTTGAGGCTGATGTCAAAGCTAAATCTGCACGTGTTGCAATGCTGACATCTCGTTTGAATACAGTGTTATCTATCCCAATGTTGTTCTTGATGGTTGCACAGTCACACAACACTACTTGGTTTGTGATTGTTTCCTAA
- a CDS encoding acyl-CoA dehydrogenase family protein: MNHPIPKPDQYQEMREALRDLCGSFDSAYWQKIDHERGYPEAFVDAMTKAGWLAALIPEEYGGSGLGLAEASVIMEEINFSGGNSGSCHGQMYNMGTLLRHGSEAQKQMYLPKIASGELRLQSMAVTEPTTGTDTTKLKTTAVKKGDKYVVNGQKVWISRIQHSDLMILLARTTPLSEVQRKSEGMSIFIVNLADAIGKGMEVRPIANMVNHETNEVFFDNLEIPAENLIGVEGQGFKYILDGLNAERVLIAAECIGDAYWFIDRARRYANDRVVFDRPIGKNQGIQFPIADSYIETEAANLMRFKACELFDNHQPCGPEANMAKYLAAKASWEAANVCLQTHGGFGFANEYDVERKFRETRLYQVAPISTNLIYSYIAEHVLGLPRSF; this comes from the coding sequence ATGAATCATCCCATTCCTAAGCCCGACCAGTATCAAGAAATGCGTGAAGCGTTACGCGATCTTTGTGGCTCTTTTGACTCCGCTTATTGGCAGAAGATTGATCATGAACGCGGCTATCCAGAGGCCTTTGTGGATGCTATGACCAAGGCAGGCTGGCTGGCAGCCCTCATTCCAGAAGAATATGGTGGTTCTGGTTTAGGCTTAGCTGAGGCTTCAGTGATTATGGAAGAGATTAACTTTTCGGGTGGTAACTCTGGCTCTTGCCATGGGCAGATGTACAACATGGGCACATTACTGCGTCATGGCTCAGAAGCTCAGAAGCAAATGTATCTCCCAAAAATTGCAAGTGGTGAACTACGTCTTCAAAGCATGGCTGTTACTGAACCTACTACTGGAACCGATACAACCAAACTCAAAACTACAGCAGTAAAAAAAGGTGACAAGTATGTAGTTAATGGTCAAAAAGTATGGATCTCCCGTATTCAGCATTCTGACCTCATGATCTTACTAGCGCGCACGACCCCGCTTAGCGAAGTACAACGCAAGTCTGAAGGGATGTCGATTTTTATCGTCAATCTTGCCGATGCCATTGGTAAGGGCATGGAAGTACGGCCAATCGCCAATATGGTCAATCATGAAACTAATGAAGTATTTTTTGACAACCTAGAAATCCCCGCAGAGAATCTTATCGGCGTTGAAGGTCAAGGCTTTAAATACATTTTGGATGGTCTAAATGCAGAGCGTGTCCTCATCGCAGCAGAATGTATTGGTGACGCCTACTGGTTTATTGATCGTGCGCGCCGTTATGCAAACGATCGCGTCGTTTTTGATCGTCCAATTGGTAAGAATCAAGGTATTCAGTTTCCCATTGCGGACAGCTACATTGAAACTGAGGCAGCTAACCTCATGCGCTTTAAGGCTTGCGAGCTATTTGATAATCATCAACCCTGCGGTCCTGAAGCCAATATGGCCAAGTACCTAGCTGCTAAGGCATCCTGGGAGGCTGCAAATGTCTGCTTACAAACTCATGGTGGCTTCGGCTTTGCGAATGAATATGATGTAGAGCGTAAATTCAGAGAAACTCGCCTCTATCAAGTCGCACCCATTTCAACTAACTTGATTTACTCCTACATCGCTGAACACGTTCTGGGTCTACCAAGATCCTTCTAA
- the sodB gene encoding superoxide dismutase: protein MEHTLPQLPYGLDALAPYISKETLEYHYGKHHQTYVTNLNNLIKGTEFENASLEEIIQKSSGGVFNNAAQVWNHTFYWFGMKPNGGGAPTGPLADAINAKWGSFDKFKEEFTKCAVGTFGSGWAWLVKKADGTLDLVSTSNAATPLTTDAKALLTCDVWEHAYYIDTRNARPKYLENFWNLVNWDFVSQNFA from the coding sequence ATGGAACATACCCTACCTCAGTTGCCATACGGACTCGATGCTTTGGCTCCTTACATCTCTAAGGAGACTTTGGAGTATCACTATGGCAAGCATCATCAGACTTATGTCACTAACTTGAATAATTTAATTAAAGGCACTGAGTTTGAAAATGCTTCACTTGAAGAGATTATTCAGAAATCTTCCGGTGGTGTTTTTAATAACGCCGCACAAGTATGGAATCACACCTTTTATTGGTTTGGCATGAAGCCAAATGGCGGTGGCGCACCTACTGGTCCTTTGGCGGATGCTATTAATGCTAAGTGGGGATCATTTGATAAGTTCAAGGAAGAGTTTACAAAGTGCGCTGTAGGAACTTTTGGTTCAGGTTGGGCCTGGTTGGTTAAAAAAGCAGATGGTACTCTTGATTTAGTCTCCACTAGTAATGCTGCGACTCCTCTCACCACTGATGCTAAAGCATTGTTGACTTGTGATGTTTGGGAGCACGCTTACTATATTGATACTCGTAATGCTCGTCCAAAGTATTTGGAAAATTTCTGGAACTTGGTTAATTGGGATTTCGTTAGTCAAAATTTTGCTTAA
- a CDS encoding rubredoxin: MKTWQCIVCGYIYDEAKGIPEDGIPAGTVWADVPDDWECPDCGVAKADFEMVQVS, from the coding sequence ATGAAAACTTGGCAATGTATCGTATGTGGCTATATTTACGATGAAGCAAAGGGAATACCTGAAGATGGTATTCCTGCTGGAACAGTCTGGGCTGATGTGCCTGATGACTGGGAATGCCCTGACTGCGGTGTTGCAAAAGCTGACTTTGAAATGGTTCAAGTAAGCTAA